The stretch of DNA ATTAGACGGGATAATTACGCTTACGTTCTGCTGCAAAAGCTCGGTATCCCTTATTATTGGACATGGATACCGGTACATACGGGATTTGTTAAGTACGACGAGGGGCTGGCGATATTATCGCGCACGCCTATCACCTCCGCTTTCAGCGAGTACGTGTCGGTTGTAAGAGACTATGAGAACTACCGTACACGGAAGATTGTCGGTGTTAAAGCAGAGGCCCGCGGAGAGGAATCCTGGTTTGTAAGCGGTCATTTCGGCTGGTGGAATGATGACGTGGAGCCTTTTCGCGGACAATGGGACGCCGCGCAGACGAAACTGGATTCACTGAAGGAATATCCGGTATTTATCATGGGCGACTTCAACAATGTGGCGGAGATTCGGGACGAAGGCTATGATTACGTTGTTGAAAAAGGCTGGCACGATTTGTATGCTTCCGCTTACGTGAAAGATGACGGAGCCACAGTAACCAAGGCTATCAAGGGCTGGGACGATAATAAAAGCAAGCTGCGCATTGATTATATTTTCTCCAACCGGCAGCTTCAGGCCAAGTCCTGCCATGTCGTTATGA from Paenibacillus sophorae encodes:
- a CDS encoding endonuclease/exonuclease/phosphatase family protein codes for the protein MKIMTLNVHAWMETDQLRKIEDLADYIREQQFDAIALQEVNQSKGEEALSAAALDCFVQAEPETVIRRDNYAYVLLQKLGIPYYWTWIPVHTGFVKYDEGLAILSRTPITSAFSEYVSVVRDYENYRTRKIVGVKAEARGEESWFVSGHFGWWNDDVEPFRGQWDAAQTKLDSLKEYPVFIMGDFNNVAEIRDEGYDYVVEKGWHDLYASAYVKDDGATVTKAIKGWDDNKSKLRIDYIFSNRQLQAKSCHVVMNGIRGAVVSDHFGVAVEL